A stretch of DNA from Gimesia chilikensis:
TTCTGGAAGGAAGCCGGGTAAGCGATGTGTATGATCCCAAACGCAAGATCCAGTTGATTCATGAATCGAAAACCCTGGATGAAATCGTGCATTCACTAGCGGGGACGCAACAGCATTACTTCCCTGTCGTGGACGACGCGGGGCGGATCATTGGCGTGTTTTCCGAGGATGACGTGCGGGCTTACCTCTACGATGAAACGATCTGGAAACTGGCCCTGGCGCGAGACATCATGCAGCCTGATTTCATGCGGGTGACCCCCGATGACGACCTGAATACCGTCATGCAGCGTTTTACGGCCATCAATGTGGAAGCGTTGCCGGTGGTTGATGCCCAGGATGCGGGCGTGCTGCTGGGGATGCTGCATCGTAAGGAAACGATTGGGTATTACAATCAGCAGTTACTGAAGCATAAGCGGGCCAGTGACGAACAGGAAACCTGATTTAGTCTTCTTCCTCTTCGCCGTCTGTATTCCGCATTTCGAACAGGAAGCGAGAGGGTAGCGTCGGCTGTTTCTTACCCCACTTGGTTCGGGTGGCAGCGCGACTGAGTGTCAGGTAGTCCTGAGCCCGGGTAATGCCTACGTAGGCGATCCGCCGTTCTTCTGCAATTTCCGCATCGGTCCCTTCGACTGATCGCTTGTGCGGGAGGAGCCCTTCTTCCATCCCGACCAGGTAGACACGCGGGAATTCGAGCCCCTTGGCACTGTGCAGCGTCATCAGCTTCACGGCATCCTGTGACAGTTTGTCTTCCTTGTCGTTGAGGTCGTCGCGATCCCCGAGAGCCGTTTCTTCCAGGAAGCCGGAGGGACTGGGGGCGCTGGTTCGCGTGCAGTATTCTTTGATCGATTCGATGAACTGTTCCAGGACGACGAGCCGGGCCTGCTGCTGCTCGGAAGTCTTGTACTGTTTTCTGATCTCCGAGGCGTAGTCAATTTCCTGGATCAGTTCCTGCATGATCTGAGCCAGTTCCCGGGGGGACCGTTCGAGCCGGGCACGATAGCGGCGAATTAACTGGTGGAAGGCGCTCAAGGCAGAACTGGCCCGCGGAGTCAGTTCGTTGGCTTCGCGGGCAGAATCGACCGTGTCCCAGAACTGGTGCCCTGCCTTGACGGCCTGGTTGACCAGTTTTTCGACCGTCCCGCTGCCGATGCCACGCGTGGGAGTGTTGATGATCCGCAGCATGGAGAGTTCGTCGTGGGGAAAGGCCAGTGTCTTCATGTAAGCCAGCAGATCGCGGATTTCGCGACGATCGAAGAAGGACTGGCTGCCAATTAACTGATAGCGGACGTTGGTCCGACGGAGTTCGGTTTCGAAGACGCGGGGCTGTTCGTTGGTACGGAACAGGATGGCGAAGTCGCGGAGCGGAATCTCCTGGGCTTCGTGCAGGTAGCGAATCTCGCCGATGATTTTCTCGGCCTCGGTCAATTCGTCGGCCAGTTCGAGGAAGCGGACGGGGGCTCCCATTTTCTTGTGCGCG
This window harbors:
- a CDS encoding ATP-dependent helicase, yielding MSLSSSPSSSSHLSALNPAQREAASTISGPLLVLAGAGTGKTRVITYRMVELIRQGVTPNKILSVTFTNKAAKEMQERMNGLMGKRLPAKPFISTFHSLCVRILREEITALGYPQKFVIYDRGDQESAARAALREIRVNDKSLRPGDLLNRISSWKMANVSPEMATNYTENDFDFLAAMAYRKYQTKLRSSGAVDFDDLLMLTNDLFSQFPDVLAKVQEKFDFVQIDEYQDTNLSQFNLIRALVKPHQNLCVVGDDDQSIYGWRGAEVRHILGFQQQFPGAKVVRLESNYRCTDKIIDLANRLVKHNRDRHKKQLVAHKKMGAPVRFLELADELTEAEKIIGEIRYLHEAQEIPLRDFAILFRTNEQPRVFETELRRTNVRYQLIGSQSFFDRREIRDLLAYMKTLAFPHDELSMLRIINTPTRGIGSGTVEKLVNQAVKAGHQFWDTVDSAREANELTPRASSALSAFHQLIRRYRARLERSPRELAQIMQELIQEIDYASEIRKQYKTSEQQQARLVVLEQFIESIKEYCTRTSAPSPSGFLEETALGDRDDLNDKEDKLSQDAVKLMTLHSAKGLEFPRVYLVGMEEGLLPHKRSVEGTDAEIAEERRIAYVGITRAQDYLTLSRAATRTKWGKKQPTLPSRFLFEMRNTDGEEEED